In the Duncaniella freteri genome, one interval contains:
- a CDS encoding phage prohead protein — MNETLKRIPYQTKTADVDEKGIVTVAVNGIGIEDAQHDISMPGSFVETITHDMDRMRWFLNHDSTQLLGVPLYGEEKSDNLIVTGQLNLSKQIGRDILADYKLFAEAGRTLEHSIGVKAIRRDKEDRRKVLQWKMYEYSTLTWMGANPNTYLVGLKSATPSQVRDAVDLLKMALKQKGYSDERLMNIEQELDACFKALEGNNMVVCPHCGYQFDYDKAEQTTFQQIVLGYANQYTRWIAEDIVSEQIHALEPSIRAEVLSIIDAVKSTKQEITEKSVADFASYARCPHCWGKVYAANNLLMNPAPEIKEEPAPAADTSQKGTTPETVEKSSDDFFENLNKYI; from the coding sequence ATGAACGAAACATTGAAAAGAATCCCGTATCAGACCAAAACGGCTGACGTGGATGAAAAAGGTATCGTCACCGTTGCGGTGAACGGTATAGGCATTGAGGATGCACAGCACGACATCTCAATGCCCGGCTCGTTTGTGGAAACCATAACCCACGATATGGACCGTATGCGTTGGTTCCTCAACCATGACAGCACACAACTCTTAGGAGTGCCGCTGTATGGTGAGGAGAAGTCAGACAACCTCATCGTAACCGGGCAACTCAACCTTTCCAAGCAGATCGGCCGAGATATTCTCGCCGACTACAAACTGTTTGCCGAGGCTGGCAGAACGCTTGAACACTCCATCGGTGTAAAAGCAATCCGGCGAGACAAGGAGGACCGGCGCAAGGTTCTTCAATGGAAGATGTATGAGTATTCAACCCTTACATGGATGGGAGCCAATCCCAACACCTACCTTGTAGGGCTGAAGAGTGCGACACCCTCGCAGGTTCGTGATGCTGTGGACCTTTTGAAGATGGCATTAAAGCAAAAAGGATATAGCGACGAACGACTTATGAACATCGAACAAGAACTTGATGCCTGTTTCAAGGCACTTGAGGGCAACAACATGGTTGTTTGTCCCCATTGTGGCTATCAGTTCGACTATGACAAGGCCGAACAGACCACATTCCAGCAGATAGTGTTGGGATATGCCAACCAATACACTCGATGGATAGCCGAGGATATAGTATCTGAGCAGATACACGCCCTGGAGCCATCCATTCGTGCAGAGGTGCTTTCCATCATCGACGCGGTTAAATCCACCAAGCAGGAGATTACCGAGAAGAGCGTTGCCGATTTCGCCTCATACGCACGTTGCCCCCACTGCTGGGGCAAAGTATATGCAGCCAACAATCTGCTTATGAATCCCGCGCCCGAAATCAAAGAAGAGCCCGCGCCCGCCGCTGATACATCGCAGAAAGGCACTACACCCGAAACTGTCGAGAAATCAAGCGATGATTTCTTTGAGAACCTCAACAAGTATATCTAA
- a CDS encoding phage major capsid protein yields the protein MSKKVTVEDLGLKFDGMPEAQAAFLRKCAEMVVNVVNKSNEGQLTDEQFMEKMNTALKPFAGIDNESIQSLIKENSELQTLTKSLGEKIAKLEEKGISTDFVSKFDESFNEMYDSESFQKFAFQHGASAKGFVLKDISLTQNYTGDSHVMLTGQSNDVVTQARDKQAHIRDYAVVLTGDPEQTSIAYQEIYEVDRNARYVSENGMLPESMVKIREKSAEVKRAGTHFRISKRMLKSRVYIRSFILNMAVEAVRNNEDFGLLFGDGSGDNLKGITTYEGVTPVENILNDNIVSIPAGGIESIEAVGNGVLIHLEKPYDLLRDGFKIVVSGAVTSTDLNGTFDVIRQNDTTLLLRGAKLKDGATDEQNKADAAAMKADVRNGLYKSIETPNSMDALQAAVAVMTYAQFRPTILALNPLTITAICCEKATDGNRLDVVRDANGNLRVGNLTVVPNTDIPMGHYFLGDFRNGAKIVDYTTMTLEWADDVNCKLKNQVVLICQEELILLVECPWAFSFGQIADLITALAKD from the coding sequence ATGAGCAAGAAAGTAACAGTAGAAGACCTCGGCCTTAAATTTGACGGCATGCCCGAGGCTCAGGCTGCATTTCTCCGCAAGTGCGCCGAAATGGTCGTCAATGTAGTTAACAAGAGCAACGAGGGTCAGTTGACCGATGAGCAGTTCATGGAAAAGATGAACACCGCTCTCAAACCGTTTGCCGGAATCGACAACGAATCCATCCAGTCACTCATCAAGGAGAACTCCGAACTCCAGACGCTCACCAAGAGCCTCGGCGAGAAGATCGCGAAACTGGAAGAGAAAGGAATCAGTACCGATTTCGTTTCCAAGTTCGACGAGTCGTTCAATGAGATGTATGACTCCGAATCGTTCCAGAAGTTCGCTTTCCAGCACGGCGCATCGGCAAAGGGCTTTGTCCTCAAAGACATTTCCCTCACGCAGAACTACACCGGCGACAGCCACGTTATGCTCACCGGTCAGAGCAACGATGTAGTTACTCAGGCCCGCGACAAGCAGGCTCATATCCGCGATTATGCAGTTGTTCTCACCGGCGATCCCGAACAGACCTCAATCGCCTATCAGGAAATCTACGAAGTAGACCGCAATGCCCGCTATGTGTCGGAGAACGGTATGCTCCCCGAATCTATGGTCAAGATTCGTGAGAAGAGTGCCGAGGTGAAGCGCGCCGGTACTCACTTCCGTATCTCCAAGCGTATGCTCAAGAGCCGCGTCTACATCCGCTCGTTCATTCTCAACATGGCTGTCGAGGCTGTCCGCAACAACGAGGACTTCGGTCTGCTCTTCGGCGACGGCTCCGGCGACAACCTCAAAGGTATCACAACCTACGAGGGTGTAACACCTGTCGAGAATATCCTCAACGACAACATCGTCAGCATCCCGGCCGGCGGTATCGAATCCATCGAAGCAGTAGGCAACGGCGTTCTTATCCATCTGGAGAAGCCCTATGACCTCCTCCGCGACGGATTCAAGATTGTCGTTTCAGGTGCCGTAACAAGCACCGACCTCAACGGCACTTTCGACGTGATCCGCCAGAACGACACAACGCTCCTGCTTCGTGGTGCCAAACTCAAGGATGGTGCCACCGATGAGCAGAACAAGGCAGACGCCGCCGCGATGAAGGCAGATGTGCGCAACGGACTCTACAAGAGCATCGAGACCCCCAACAGCATGGATGCTCTTCAGGCAGCCGTCGCCGTCATGACCTATGCCCAGTTCCGCCCGACCATCCTCGCGCTGAACCCCCTTACCATCACCGCCATCTGTTGCGAGAAGGCTACCGACGGCAACCGCCTCGATGTGGTCCGCGATGCCAACGGCAACCTCCGCGTCGGCAACCTGACCGTTGTCCCCAACACCGACATCCCGATGGGGCACTACTTCCTCGGCGACTTCCGCAACGGAGCCAAGATTGTTGACTACACCACCATGACCCTTGAATGGGCCGACGACGTGAACTGCAAGCTCAAGAATCAGGTGGTTCTCATCTGCCAGGAAGAGCTCATCCTGCTCGTCGAATGTCCCTGGGCGTTCTCTTTCGGCCAAATCGCCGACCTCATCACCGCACTTGCCAAAGACTAA